In Haloimpatiens massiliensis, the following are encoded in one genomic region:
- the ileS gene encoding isoleucine--tRNA ligase: MYKKVDASRSFTEMEKDILKLWEERDIVKKNFDLNKDGEYFTFYDGPPTANGKPHVGHVLTRVMKDLIPRYKVMKGYKVLRKAGWDTHGLPVELEIEKSLGISGKDQIESYGVEKFIKQCKESVFKYTDMWKKMSEEMGYWVDMDDPYVTYHDNYIESVWWALKQMWDKDLLYKGHKVLPYCPRCGTGLSSHEVAQGYKDVKDSTAIVKFKVKGEENKYILAWTTTPWTLPSNMALTVNKKYDYIEAKVGEEVFVLAKELAPVVLKDMEYEIVKEFKGEELLGLEYEQLFKFQAPVGKAHYVIHGDFVTLSDGTGIVHTAPAYGEDDSIVCKANNIPLMNLVDAEGKFVECVTPWAGMFVKKADPKIIEYMAENNMLFKTEKYTHSYPHCWRCDTPLLYYPKDSWFVRMTSLRDKLLENNNKINWYPDNIRTGRFGKFLENVIDWGISRDRYWGTPLPIWECECGHRECIGSRKELEEKGINVPENVELHKPYIDEVKLTCPHCGKEMKRTAEVIDCWFDSGSMPFAQHHYPFENKEVFEKNFPAQFISEAVDQTRGWFYTLLAISTGIFDTNPFENCVVLGHVLDKHGIKMSKHKGNVVDPFDVIETQGADATRWHFYTASAPWLPTRFSKDDVAEVQRKFLSTFWNVYSFYVLYAELDGFNPLEYKNFVSENVMDKWIMSRLNTLVKTVDEDLDNYKITKAALTIEEFVDELSNWYVRRNRSRYWTTELTEDKIGAYVTLYRVLVTLSKVSSPFIPFIAEEMYQNLVVNLDKQAPESIHLCKWPEYNVELVNEELEREMDIAYKIVKLGRSARNGANIKNRQPLSKMLVSTKTLPEYYGDIVKDELNIKEIAFGADLSECVNFEIKPNLPVLGKSYGKLIPKIRKALSQMNQMNLAQTVQNGGVVKADVEGTEIEFNSENLLVTMQGLEGYAFAGEGDLGVVLDTNITEELREEGHLREVLSKIQNMRKDSGFEVADKIKLYVDGNATLEAVVKKFEDSIKKETLAVEVLYNAEAEYTDMKINGEDFKMSMQVVK; encoded by the coding sequence ATGTACAAAAAAGTAGATGCTTCTAGAAGTTTTACTGAAATGGAAAAAGACATATTAAAACTTTGGGAAGAAAGAGATATAGTTAAAAAGAATTTTGATTTAAATAAAGATGGAGAGTATTTTACATTTTATGATGGACCTCCAACAGCTAACGGAAAACCTCACGTAGGACACGTTTTAACAAGAGTTATGAAGGATTTAATCCCAAGATATAAGGTAATGAAGGGATATAAGGTTTTAAGAAAAGCAGGATGGGATACTCATGGACTTCCAGTAGAGCTTGAAATAGAAAAGTCTCTAGGAATTTCAGGAAAAGACCAAATTGAATCTTACGGTGTTGAAAAATTTATAAAACAGTGTAAGGAAAGCGTATTTAAGTATACAGACATGTGGAAGAAAATGTCTGAAGAAATGGGATATTGGGTTGATATGGATGATCCATATGTAACATATCACGACAATTATATAGAGTCTGTATGGTGGGCATTAAAACAAATGTGGGATAAAGATTTGTTATATAAAGGACACAAAGTACTTCCATACTGCCCAAGATGTGGAACAGGTCTTTCTTCTCATGAAGTTGCTCAAGGATATAAGGATGTTAAGGATTCAACAGCGATAGTTAAGTTTAAGGTAAAGGGAGAAGAAAACAAGTACATACTTGCTTGGACGACAACTCCTTGGACACTACCATCTAATATGGCTTTAACTGTAAATAAGAAATATGATTATATAGAGGCTAAGGTTGGAGAAGAAGTATTCGTATTAGCTAAAGAATTAGCTCCAGTTGTATTAAAGGATATGGAGTATGAAATAGTTAAGGAATTTAAAGGAGAAGAGCTTCTAGGCCTAGAGTATGAACAATTATTTAAGTTCCAAGCTCCAGTGGGAAAGGCTCATTACGTTATACATGGAGATTTTGTAACTTTATCTGATGGTACAGGAATAGTTCATACTGCTCCAGCTTATGGTGAAGATGATAGCATTGTATGTAAGGCTAATAACATACCTTTAATGAATCTAGTAGATGCAGAAGGTAAGTTCGTAGAATGCGTAACTCCATGGGCAGGAATGTTTGTTAAAAAGGCAGACCCTAAAATAATAGAGTATATGGCAGAGAATAATATGTTATTTAAAACTGAAAAATATACTCACTCATACCCACATTGCTGGAGATGTGACACACCACTTCTATATTATCCAAAGGATAGCTGGTTTGTAAGAATGACATCTCTTAGAGATAAACTTTTAGAAAACAACAACAAGATAAATTGGTATCCAGATAACATTAGAACAGGAAGATTTGGAAAATTCCTTGAAAATGTTATTGACTGGGGTATATCAAGAGATAGATACTGGGGTACTCCACTTCCAATATGGGAATGTGAATGTGGTCACAGAGAATGTATAGGAAGCAGAAAAGAATTAGAAGAAAAGGGCATAAATGTTCCAGAAAATGTAGAACTTCACAAGCCATATATAGATGAGGTTAAGCTTACTTGCCCACATTGTGGAAAGGAAATGAAGAGAACAGCAGAAGTTATAGACTGTTGGTTTGACTCAGGTTCAATGCCATTTGCACAGCATCACTATCCATTTGAAAATAAAGAAGTGTTTGAGAAGAACTTCCCAGCACAATTTATTTCTGAAGCAGTGGATCAAACTAGAGGATGGTTCTATACATTACTTGCTATATCTACTGGAATATTTGACACTAATCCATTTGAAAATTGTGTGGTATTAGGTCATGTACTTGATAAACATGGAATTAAGATGTCAAAACACAAGGGAAATGTAGTAGATCCATTTGATGTTATAGAAACTCAAGGAGCAGATGCTACAAGATGGCACTTCTACACAGCTAGTGCACCATGGCTTCCAACTAGATTCTCTAAGGATGATGTGGCAGAGGTTCAAAGAAAATTCTTAAGTACCTTCTGGAATGTATATTCATTCTATGTATTATATGCAGAGTTAGATGGTTTCAATCCTTTAGAGTACAAGAACTTTGTTTCAGAAAATGTAATGGATAAGTGGATAATGTCAAGACTTAACACATTAGTTAAAACTGTAGATGAGGATCTTGATAATTATAAAATAACTAAGGCAGCTCTTACTATAGAAGAATTCGTTGATGAACTTTCTAACTGGTATGTAAGAAGAAATAGATCTAGATACTGGACTACAGAGCTAACAGAGGACAAAATAGGGGCATATGTAACATTATATAGAGTTTTAGTTACTTTATCTAAAGTGTCATCACCATTTATACCATTTATAGCTGAAGAAATGTATCAAAATCTAGTGGTTAATTTAGATAAACAGGCTCCAGAAAGTATTCATTTATGTAAGTGGCCAGAATACAATGTAGAGCTTGTAAATGAAGAACTTGAAAGAGAAATGGATATAGCTTATAAGATAGTTAAGCTTGGAAGAAGCGCTAGAAATGGAGCTAACATAAAGAACAGACAGCCACTTTCTAAGATGCTTGTTTCCACAAAGACTCTTCCAGAATACTATGGAGATATAGTTAAAGATGAGCTTAATATAAAAGAAATAGCCTTTGGTGCAGACTTATCAGAGTGCGTTAATTTTGAAATCAAACCTAACCTACCTGTACTTGGTAAAAGCTATGGTAAGTTAATACCAAAAATAAGAAAAGCATTAAGCCAAATGAATCAAATGAATTTAGCTCAAACTGTTCAAAATGGTGGAGTTGTTAAGGCTGACGTAGAAGGAACAGAAATAGAATTCAACAGTGAAAACTTACTTGTTACAATGCAAGGTCTTGAAGGATATGCTTTTGCTGGTGAGGGAGATTTAGGAGTAGTTCTAGATACTAATATAACTGAAGAGTTAAGAGAAGAAGGACACCTAAGAGAAGTATTAAGTAAAATCCAAAACATGAGAAAAGACAGTGGCTTTGAAGTAGCAGACAAGATAAAACTTTATGTTGACGGAAATGCTACCCTAGAAGCTGTAGTTAAGAAGTTCGAAGACTCTATAAAGAAAGAAACTCTTGCAGTAGAAGTTTTATACAATGCTGAAGCTGAATACACTGATATGAAGATTAATGGCGAAGACTTTAAAATGTCAATGCAAGTTGTAAAATAA